Genomic DNA from Lutibacter sp. A80:
ATGTGGCTTTAACTGAACACTTTTTTCATAGGCTAAATCTCTATCTTCAATATCTTTATGTGCTGTGCTTAATTCGGGTTTCATTATCCAATCTCCAACGGCAGCACTTTTGTAAAAACAATCATAACAAAAGCCTTGTCTAAAAATTTTCTTTTCTTTACCACAACACAAACATTGATACCCTTCAAAACTAATCTCAATTTCTTTATCTAATAATTGGTTTAAAACTAAAAAATCATTTTCAACATCTAAGTAATATTGAACTTGATTGTTTAATTCTGTTTTCATTTTTTTTAGTACTGTTTGATATTGCATTTAAAGTTTTTTATTAAATTTAACATTCCAAATATACTGATTAAAATATGCCATTTCAAATAGTAAATTCAATAATATCTTGGTTCTTAAAAAAAAGAAAACATCAAATGGAGTTATTTTTAAAATATCCTATAGATGTACAACATGAATTATTGTTTAAATTATTAAATAAAGCTCAAAATACAGAAATAGGAATTAAATATGACTTTTCGAAAATAGACACTTACAAAGATTTTACAAAAAATGTACCAATTCAACAATACGAATCTATAGAACCTTTAATAGATCGTACTAGAAAAGGTGAACAAAATATTTTTTGGCCTACACATATTAGATGGTTTGCAAAATCTAGTGGAACAACAAATGCTAAAAGTAAATTTATTCCCGTAAGCGATGAAGCTTTAGAAAACTGCCATTTTAAAGCAGGAAAAGATATGCTTTGTTTGTATTTTAACAATAATGAAGAAGCTCAACTTTTTACTGGTAAAGGCTTACGTTTAGGAGGAAGCAGTGCTGTATATGAAGATAATGACACGTATTTTGGTGATTTATCTGCTATAATTATTGAAAACATGCCATTTTGGGCAGATTTTAGAAGTGCACCTAAACAAGAAACTGCTTTAATGGAAGAATGGGAAACCAAATTAAATGCAATTGTTAAAGAAACTATTAACGAAGATATTACAAGTTTAGTAGGTGTTCCTTCTTGGATGCTGGTTTTATTAAACAGAGTTTTAGAAAAAACAGGAAAAGATAATATTCTAGAAGTTTGGCCAAATTTAGAAGTATATTTTCATGGCGGTGTAAATTTCAATCCATACAGAGAACAATTTAAAAAACTAATACCAAAAAAAGATTTTAAATATTACGAAACCTACAATGCTTCTGAAGGATTTTTTGCAATTCAAGATGTAAATGATTCTTTAGACATGTTATTAATGCTCGATTATGGAATTTTTTATGAATTTATTCCTATGCACGCATTTAATGGTGAAGATTCTGAAGCTATTCCGCTTGAACAAGTAGAATTAAATACCAATTACGCCATTGTTATTACTACCAATGGTGGCTTATGGCGCTACTTAATTGGTGATACTGTAAAGTTTACATCATTAAACCCTTATAGAATTCGAATAACCGGACGCACAAAACACTTTATCAATGTTTTTGGTGAAGAATTAATTGTAGAAAATGCTGAAGAAGCATTAAAACAAGCTTGCTTAAAAACAAATGCTGAAATTTCTGAATACACTGCTGCACCTGTTTTTATGGATAACAAAAAAAGTGGTAGACACGAATGGATTATTGAATTTAAAAAACTTCCAGAAGATATCGATTATTTTACAGAAATACTTGATAACACAATTAAAGCTATAAATTCAGATTATGAAGCTAAAAGGTATCATGATTTAACCTTAGAAATGCCTAAAGTAAATGTAGCTCCAGAAGGTTTATTTTACAATTGGTTAAAACTTAAAGGTAAATTAGGCGGACAACATAAAATACCAAGGCTTTCAAATTCTAGAAAACATTTAGAGGAATTATTAGAACTCGAATTGGTAAATTAATTACTTCCAAAGCACCTCTGTTTTAGAGGTGTTTTTATCGTTTTCTGAAATATATTTTAGATTTTGAATTTTTGCTTTTAACAATAATTTTTTTCCTTCTAAACTTCTAGAATAAAGCAACTCTGATTTTCCAACATACTTTTTCCAATTTTTATAAAACAATGTAGCTGATTTTTTATTAGAATCGAAAATATTTGGCACTGAATGCATATTGTAAATTCCTATTTTATCCTTCATCCAATTTTTTCGTGAAATAATATATCTAGGATTTTTTATTGGTTGTAATATTTCATTTAAACTTGTTACAAAAAGTGAATTTTCAAAATAAGACGCCCCAATTAACGAACAACTAATTGCTCCTTTTTTATCTTTAACAACTTCAATTTGAATGGTGTTAAAATCTGTTTTTATTAAATTTGATTGTAACATAGTTTGTAAAACTGCTTTCCCAATTTTACTAACTAGCTTATCTACATTTCCTAAAACATAATACAGTCTAATTACTTTTAATGTTCTTGGTAGAAACACAATAAATAAACTTACTATAAAATATTTTAATACAATTAAAAAATTACCTCTTAATAAGTTAACAAGATTATTGGTTATGTATTCAGTTGTAAAATATAAAAAACCAAGTCCCAATTCAATAAATCCATTTTTAGATAATTTAGTATAAACTGCTTTTTTACCTTTCTTAAAAGCTGGTGTTGTTAAATAATCAACTTTTACAATTTTTTTAATATTATAACCTTTTGCAATAGCTGTATCCCAATCTTTAATTAAATCCGTTCTATTTTTAGCTTTATTAAACGTTTTTTTATTTAATTCATCTAAATCTAGATTATAAAAATTTGAAGGAATATTTAGCCTTTTAATTCCATTTTTAATAGTAGTTCCTATTACACTTAAACCTGTAAAAGCTTCAAATCTTTGAGTAAGTTTATTTATATCTTCACCACCATTTACGTGAGTAGTATCTATACTTGCTAAATGCCAAATATGACCAGTTTTATTGGCTTGTTTTACCCTTATTGCCCTACCTCTCATTTGATTAGATGAAGCAAAAGAACCAATATTTGAAGCTAAAATTAATGAATTTATTGAAGGAGCATCCCATCCTTCTCCTAATAAAGATTTTGTACCAATTAAAATTTTTATAACTCCTTTTTCAAACAACTGAGTAATTACTGCTACAATTGTATTTCTATAGGACTTACTTACCACAAGTTCCACAAAGTTATTTGAATTATCTATACTTTTTGTATGAAAGTCTTCAGGTGAAATAGCATCACTTAATTTTTCTAGACAACTCTTATTTAAAATAATAATAGATCCAGATAATACAGCAATTGAAGAAGTATCTTCAATATATTTTTTTAGATAATTAAAAATTGGTATCACTCCAATTTTATTAATTTGCTTGGTATAATTTTCATTTAAACCTAAAAATTCTTTTCTAATAAAATCCGTTAAAATAACCAACCTTAAATCTCCTTTAAGCTGTTCTTTTTCAAATTTCACAATAGAGACAATACTTTGTAATTTATTGGTACTATTTGTTATTTTTTTAAAAATTTTTTGATTGGCTAATAAGTTTACTTTTTTATTATGAATTCCTCCTACTTTTTTTAAATCTTTCTCAATTAAACTTAAAGACTCTTCGAAATACTCTAAAGAGGTTCTATATTCAAATAATATTTTTTGTAATAAAATTGCTATCCAATTTAAATCTAAAACTGGAAACTCAATAGTTTCATTTTTTTCAAAACCTAAAAACTGTAATTTTTCTTGTGAAATTAGCTCTCCACATTCGTTTAAAAAAATTAAAATAGATGAATAGTATGAAGGATCATTATAAATTTCTTCAATATATTGTTTAGGAAACTTATAAAAAGCATGTGTTTTTAAAAAATTAATAAATTTTTCATCTTCTTTTAAAAACTGGATAAATGTTGCTATACGTTTTCTAAAAGTAACAATGTATTCAATTTCAACATCGTTTGGTTTTGAAAAATAAATAAAATCTTGGTGTGGACATAATGCTCTTTCTTTTACCAAATCTGGTATTGAAATTTCATCGTCTACCTCTCCACATAAACTAAAATATCTGTTAAGCTCCAAGGGTGAACTATCTATTGGAGGAGTTGCTGTGAGTGCTATTATTGCTAAATTAGCATATTGCTTAAGCTCGAAAAGCACTCTCCACCACTCTTGTTTTAAATGATGTGCTTCATCTAAAACTAACACTTCAATACCATTATTTTTAAAATAGTTAATAAAGTCTTCAGAAGTTTCAAAATCTTTACGTAACGAAAATACACCTTGATAAGTACTAAAATTTAAATCTGATAATTCTTTTAAATTATCAGAATAATTAACAAACTTATTTTCAACATCAAAAAAAGTTTTAAATTTCTCTTGCCATTGGTGTTTAATGGTTAATGTAGGTGTTAACACTAGCGTTTTTTTATTTATACGCCGTAACATTTCTATACCAAGAATAGTTTTTCCTGCTCCAGGAGGAGCAATAACATGCAAATGATTATCTACAAAATGTGTTTCAAAATTATCTAAAAAAAGTTTTTGGTAAGATCTCCACGTAAATTTAAAACCTATAAAATTATTAAAAATTAGGTTATTTTTTTCGTTCAATAACATAATTCATCATAATAAGCAACGATTCTTTATATGGAGAATCTGGATAGGTATTTAAAATTTCTAATGCTTTTGTTTGGTATTCTTTCATTTTAGAAATTGTGTATTCAATACCTCCGTTTTCTTTAACAAAAGCAATAACTTCTTTTACTCTTTTTTTATCCTTATTATGGTTTTTAACCGAGTTTATTAACCATTTTTTTTCTTTGGTAGAACAATTATTTAAGGTGTAAATAAGTGGCAAAGTCATTTTTTGTTCTTTAATATCAATACCGGTAGGTTTTCCAATATGGGCTTCGGTATAATCAAATAAATCATCCTTAATTTGAAAAGCGGTTCCAATTAATTCTCCAAAAAGTCGCATTTTTTCTACCTCCTCTTCTGAAGAGCCAACAGAAGCTGCTCCAATACCACAGCATGCAGCAATTAAAGTTGCTGTTTTCTGACGAATAATTTCAAAGTAAACACTTTCTGTAATATCTAATTTACGTGCTTTTTCGATTTGAAGTAACTCTCCTTCACTCATTTCTCGAACAGCAACTGATATTAATTTTAAAATATCAAAATCTTCATTATCTATTGAAAGTAATAATCCTTTAGATAATAAAAAATCACCAACTAGAACGGCTATTTTATTTTTCCAAAGTGCGTTTACAGAGAAAAATCCACGTCTTCTATTACTATCATCAACAACATCGTCATGCACTAAAGTAGCTGTATGGATTAATTCTATAATTGAAGCTCCTCTATAAGTTCGTTCTTCAAATCTACCGTTTGAAACCATTTTAGCAACCAAAAAAACAAACATCGGTCGCATTTGTTTTCCTTTTCTTCTAACTATATAATGTGTAATTCTATTTAACAGCGGAACCTTAGTTATCATAGCTTCTCTGAATTTACTTTCAAAGAGCTCCATTTCTTTAAGTATAGGCTGTTTTATTAGTTCTACTGGTTTCATAACAATTACAAAAATAACAGAATTTTTATACCAATCTAAATTAATTTGACTGCATATTTAATTATTGAAAATTCTCAATATTTTAATACCCAAAAAGCATTTAAATACACGCTTTAAAACATTAAATTATAGTATTACAAATTAATACTATTTACCAATAAAAAAAAATAATTTATTGTTTTATACTGCTTTAATATAGTTTATATAAAAACCACTTATCACTACAGTTAACAACCCTAAAAACAAGCACTTTAGGGCAAACTTAAACAAACACAACTATTTGCTATAAAAAAATAAAACGCTTAAAAATAAGCGTTTTATTAAAGTTGTTTTTATAATACAATTCCGTTATGCAGTATAACCCTTAAAATAGTTTTTATACCAATTTATGCATGTATAGATAAAAAATAAGTTTGAAAATTACAATTCTTAATAATTCTAATTAGCACACTTAAAAAGGCCAAAATAATTAAATACGTTTCATTAAAATGCAGAACGGATACTGTTAATTATTTTATATTACGTTGAATATTTATAGATTCAACATGTATTGCTTTAAAAACTTCCTCTACAAATTCTTTACTTAAGCCTTTGCTAGTTCCAGTTTCTATCATAGCCGATAAAATATCTGACCATCTTCCACTTTGTAAAATAGCAACATTTTCTTTATGCTTTAATTTTCCAATTTCTTCAGCAACACCCATTCTATCGCTTAAAATATCAATAATATTACCATCAATTAAATCTAATTCTTTACGGAATAAATTCAATTTACTTTGGAAACTTTCTTTCGAACTATTTTTCTTACGGATTTTTAAATCTTTTGTAATTTCATCCAATCTTGCAGGTGTAATTTGTTGAGCTGCATCACTCCAAGCATTGTCTGGATCAATATGAGTTTCAATCATAAATCCATCAAAATTTAAATCCAATGCAGTTTGAGAAACATCTAAAAGAGTATCTCTTCTACCACAAATATGTGATGGATCAAGAATAATTGGTAAATCTGGGAATTCTTTTTTCAATTCAATTGCAATATGCCATTTTGGTTTATTTCTGTAATGACCTGTATTGTATGCCGAAAATCCACGGTGAATTACACCTAATTGTGAAATTCCATTTGCTTGAAAACGTTCAACTCCACCTAACCATAAAGCTAAATCTGGATTCACTGGATTTTTTACCAATACTGGTTTATCAACACCTTTTAATGCATCTGCAATTTCTTGAACGGCAAATGGGTTAACAGTAGTTCTAGCTCCAATCCATAAAATATCTACATCTGCTTTTAAAGCTAATTCTACGTGATTTGCATTTCCAACTTCAGTTGTAATTTTCATACCTGTTTCTTCACGAACGCGTTGTAACCATGGCAAACCAATACCCCCAACACCTTCAAAACCTCCTGGTCTTGTTCTTGGTTTCCAAATACCAGCTCTAAACACATTTGTATCTGTATCTTTTAATAAATGAGCTGTTTTTAAAACTTGTTCTTCAGTTTCAGCACTACAAGGTCCTGCAATAACAATTGGATGATCTAACCCCATGTTATCTAACCACTTTCTGTTTTCTTTTGTAATTTCCATCTTATTTTTGTTTCTTATTTAGTCGTTTTCTTGAATTCCGTTTAAAATTGATTTTATATAATTTGTATCGTTCATAGTTACTCTTAATCCATCGTCATCTGCATGTTCTATTAAAGATTTAAATTCAGTTAAATTTTTAATATACTCGTCTAGAGATCTAATAACATTTTCTTTATTTTCTAAAAAAATTGGTGCCCAAGTATTTGCATTACTTTTTGCTAAACGCACTGTAGATGCAAAACCTGTACTAGCCATATCAAAAATTGCTTGTTCATTTTTTTCAATTTGCAATACTGTTTTCCCTAACATAAAAGAACTAATATGCGATAGGTGAGAAACATACGCAATATGTCTATCATGTTCTACTGGTTGCATCATTTTAATACGCATATCTAAAAGTTTAAATAAACTTATTGCTTTATCTAAAATTTTCCAATCTGTTTTATCTGCTTCACAAATAATATTTACTTTATGATCAAACAAATTTAAAATAGCAGCTTCGGGACCTGAAAACTCTGTTCCTGCAAGCGGGTGTGCCGCTACAAAGTTTTTACGATTTTTATGATTTTCTACTGCCTTACAAATTTCATTTTTTACAGAACCAACATCAAAAACCAACGTTTTATCAGATATAATATCCAATACTTGTTTTGTAATTTTTGGAATAATATTAACTGGTACTGCAATAATTACCACAGCTGCATCAGCAATTTCAGAAAAATTAATTTCCTCATCAATTACTCCAAATTTTAGTGCTGCTTTTACATGTTCAGGATTTTGATCTACTCCATAGACTTTGTAATTTCCTCTCTTTTTCAAATCCAAAGCTAAAGAACCGCCTATTAAACCTAAACCAATAACTACTAACTTTTCCATGCTACACATTTATAGTAATTATTCTATTTAACACTTCTTCTAGTACCTCTTCTGAAACACATAATGATGCTCTTAAATAACCAGCTCCATTAGAACCAAAAATAGTTCCTGGTGTTATAAATACATTTTTATTATACAATAAATCGTCTGTAACATCTTCAGATTTTATGCCTTTTGGTAATTTTGCCCAAACAAACAAACCTCCAATATTTTTATTATAGGTACAACCTAGTGCATCAAATATCTGCCAAACTAATGCTCTTCTTCTTTTATAAATTTCATTTTGAGATTTAAACCAATCATCCGATAATTTGAATGCTTCCACAGCTCCTTTTTGAATACCAAAAAACATACCTGAATCCATATTACTTTTTACCTGTAAAATTGTTTTAATAATTTCGGCATCTCCCACAACCATTCCTACTCTCCAGCCTGCCATATTAAATGTTTTACTTAAAGAATTTAACTCTATAGCAACCTCTTTAGCTCCTTCTATTTCTAAAATACTAAGTGGGTTTTCATTTAAAATAAAACTATATGGATTGTCGTTAACAATTAAAATTTGATGTTTTTTAGCAAAAGCTATCAATTCTTTAAAATCTTCTTTTGAAGCAACAGCACCTGTTGGCATATGCGGATAATTGATCCACATAATTTTAACGTTATTTAAATCTTGTTGTTCTAATTCTTTAAAATTAGGCAACCAATTAGTTGAATCTGTTAAATTATATAAAATCGGTTCAGCTTCAACCAAATTTGTAACAGATGCATATGTTGGATATCCTGGATTTGGTATTAATACTTTATCGCCTTTATTTAAAAACGCCATAGAAATATGCATAATTCCTTCTTTAGAACCCATTAGGGGAAGAATTTCTGTAGCTGGATTTAAGGTAACATTGTAGTTTTCTTTATAAAAATCTGAAATCCCGTTTCGTAATTCTGGAATTCCTTGATAACTTTGATATTGATGTGCATCTGGCAATGTTACAGCTTTTTGAATTGCTGTTATTACACTAGTTGACGGCGCTAAATCTGGGCTTCCAATTGCTATATTTATTATTGGTTTACCTTGATTTCTTAAAGCCGCTACTTCTCTCAATTTTTTTGAGAAGTAGTATTCTTTTACATCATTTAATCTATCAGCTTTTTGTATCATTATCTTTTACCTTTTGTGTATTCTCCTAATATTTTTACTATTTCAACTTTTTCTTTAATTTCATCTATTGCATCAAAATAATCTGCATAACTTTTAAAAATAAAATCAGCAAAAAATGCATATTTCCAAGGGGTATTTATAACTGGCATAGATTGAATTTTAGACATATTTAAATTATGCTTAGCTAAAATTGAAAGTACTTCTGCTAAACTTCCAGAATCGTTACTTGTAATAAATTTTATAGAAGCTTTATTTGCAGAAACACTACTTTTATCTTTATTGTTATTTAAAATAAAAAAGCGAGTTGCATTTTCTTTAATAGTTTGAATATCTGTTGCTATAATATCTAAATCATATATTTCTGCAGCCAATGTACTTGCAATTGCGCCTACACCTGTTAAGTTATCATCTTTAATTCTTTTAGCAACAGAAGCTGTATCTTTATCTTCTATAAGCTTGATATGCGGATAGTCTTTAAAAAAATTATGACACTGTAATAGTGCCATAGGATGAGAATATACTTCTTTAATATCTTCAATTTTTTGACCTTTCAAACCCATTAAATTATGGCTAATTGGTAAATGAAATTCACCACAAATATTTAATTGAAAATCATCAATTAATGCGTAATTAGGCAATATTGCCCCAGCTATAGAATTTTCTATTGCCATAATTAAGACATCAGCTTTTTTGTCTAATAAAAGGTTTGGCATCTCAGAAAAAGATAAACATTCTAGTAAATCTATGTTTGCTCCAAAATATTGTTGCGCCACAATGTGGTGAAAAGACCCTTTTATACCTTGAATTGCTACTTTCATTTTTAATTTTTGTTCAAAAAAAAATCTCGAAATAATTTCGAGACTCTATAATTTATATTTTGTTAATCAACACATACAAAGCCTCACCCCTTATTGTTAAAATAAAAGTAAAAATAGAAGCTGTTAAATGTGTTATTTGTAATCATAATTGTTTTAATACCCGACAAATCTATACATTAATTTTAAAAAAACATTCTTTTTTATAAAAAAATTTAAATACTTATTGAAAATTTAATATTTAACGACTTATAATATGCTTTTCTAAAATACAATACCTAATTTTTAATAATTATTAAAACAATTCAGTTTTAATTTAAAAATACTTTAGCGTAATTTAAACACATGGTACTTTAAAAACTAAACTATTATTCATAAAACAAGCTTTTACTGCAACCTTAATATAAATTTATTTAACTTTGATTTTATATTTCATTTAAATTTTTAAATATTGAAACACCTTAAAATTATATTGAATTTAACCCTATTTTTTAGCATATTTTTTGAAGTACATGCTCAAAATTACGCTATTGAACTAAATTCAAATATTAGCAGTAAAGAAACACTTCCTTTTTTTTTAACATCAAATAAATTTGGCGCAATACCAAACAGCGATAATATTATATTGAATACAGCTATTTTTTCTGATTTTAAAAATAACAACAACACTTTTAACATTGCTTATAAAGCATCAATATCAGGTTTTATTGCTGATAAAAATGAAGTTTTAATTAACGAACTTTACACCAGTATTGCTACTAAAAATTTGCAATTAGACCTTGGTAGTAAAAATGAAGAAATTTTGTTTGAAGGTTTATCTGTTTCTAACGGTAATATTATAAATTCAATTAACACAAGAGCTTTTCCTGGAATTAACTTAAAAACCAGATCTTACTTAACGCTACCTATTGCCAAAAACTGGTTAAAAGTTAAAGCTAATTATGCTGAGTATTTTTTAAATGATAAACGCGCTGTAGAAAATGCTCATTTACATTATAAAAGCTTGTATTTAAAATCTAAGCTAAGTACTAAATTAAATTTAATAACTGGATTAGATCACTATGTTGTTTGGGGTGGAACATCTGAAGAGTTTGGAAAACAACCTACAGGTTTTAATAATTATTTAAAATATATAACTGGACAAGGAGATGGCATTAATACCGATGAAAGCATTAATTCATCAAACGCCTGGGGAAATCATGTTGGTAA
This window encodes:
- a CDS encoding GH3 auxin-responsive promoter family protein; its protein translation is MPFQIVNSIISWFLKKRKHQMELFLKYPIDVQHELLFKLLNKAQNTEIGIKYDFSKIDTYKDFTKNVPIQQYESIEPLIDRTRKGEQNIFWPTHIRWFAKSSGTTNAKSKFIPVSDEALENCHFKAGKDMLCLYFNNNEEAQLFTGKGLRLGGSSAVYEDNDTYFGDLSAIIIENMPFWADFRSAPKQETALMEEWETKLNAIVKETINEDITSLVGVPSWMLVLLNRVLEKTGKDNILEVWPNLEVYFHGGVNFNPYREQFKKLIPKKDFKYYETYNASEGFFAIQDVNDSLDMLLMLDYGIFYEFIPMHAFNGEDSEAIPLEQVELNTNYAIVITTNGGLWRYLIGDTVKFTSLNPYRIRITGRTKHFINVFGEELIVENAEEALKQACLKTNAEISEYTAAPVFMDNKKSGRHEWIIEFKKLPEDIDYFTEILDNTIKAINSDYEAKRYHDLTLEMPKVNVAPEGLFYNWLKLKGKLGGQHKIPRLSNSRKHLEELLELELVN
- a CDS encoding DEAD/DEAH box helicase family protein, which translates into the protein MLLNEKNNLIFNNFIGFKFTWRSYQKLFLDNFETHFVDNHLHVIAPPGAGKTILGIEMLRRINKKTLVLTPTLTIKHQWQEKFKTFFDVENKFVNYSDNLKELSDLNFSTYQGVFSLRKDFETSEDFINYFKNNGIEVLVLDEAHHLKQEWWRVLFELKQYANLAIIALTATPPIDSSPLELNRYFSLCGEVDDEISIPDLVKERALCPHQDFIYFSKPNDVEIEYIVTFRKRIATFIQFLKEDEKFINFLKTHAFYKFPKQYIEEIYNDPSYYSSILIFLNECGELISQEKLQFLGFEKNETIEFPVLDLNWIAILLQKILFEYRTSLEYFEESLSLIEKDLKKVGGIHNKKVNLLANQKIFKKITNSTNKLQSIVSIVKFEKEQLKGDLRLVILTDFIRKEFLGLNENYTKQINKIGVIPIFNYLKKYIEDTSSIAVLSGSIIILNKSCLEKLSDAISPEDFHTKSIDNSNNFVELVVSKSYRNTIVAVITQLFEKGVIKILIGTKSLLGEGWDAPSINSLILASNIGSFASSNQMRGRAIRVKQANKTGHIWHLASIDTTHVNGGEDINKLTQRFEAFTGLSVIGTTIKNGIKRLNIPSNFYNLDLDELNKKTFNKAKNRTDLIKDWDTAIAKGYNIKKIVKVDYLTTPAFKKGKKAVYTKLSKNGFIELGLGFLYFTTEYITNNLVNLLRGNFLIVLKYFIVSLFIVFLPRTLKVIRLYYVLGNVDKLVSKIGKAVLQTMLQSNLIKTDFNTIQIEVVKDKKGAISCSLIGASYFENSLFVTSLNEILQPIKNPRYIISRKNWMKDKIGIYNMHSVPNIFDSNKKSATLFYKNWKKYVGKSELLYSRSLEGKKLLLKAKIQNLKYISENDKNTSKTEVLWK
- a CDS encoding polyprenyl synthetase family protein, translating into MKPVELIKQPILKEMELFESKFREAMITKVPLLNRITHYIVRRKGKQMRPMFVFLVAKMVSNGRFEERTYRGASIIELIHTATLVHDDVVDDSNRRRGFFSVNALWKNKIAVLVGDFLLSKGLLLSIDNEDFDILKLISVAVREMSEGELLQIEKARKLDITESVYFEIIRQKTATLIAACCGIGAASVGSSEEEVEKMRLFGELIGTAFQIKDDLFDYTEAHIGKPTGIDIKEQKMTLPLIYTLNNCSTKEKKWLINSVKNHNKDKKRVKEVIAFVKENGGIEYTISKMKEYQTKALEILNTYPDSPYKESLLIMMNYVIERKK
- a CDS encoding bifunctional 3-deoxy-7-phosphoheptulonate synthase/chorismate mutase type II, with the translated sequence MEITKENRKWLDNMGLDHPIVIAGPCSAETEEQVLKTAHLLKDTDTNVFRAGIWKPRTRPGGFEGVGGIGLPWLQRVREETGMKITTEVGNANHVELALKADVDILWIGARTTVNPFAVQEIADALKGVDKPVLVKNPVNPDLALWLGGVERFQANGISQLGVIHRGFSAYNTGHYRNKPKWHIAIELKKEFPDLPIILDPSHICGRRDTLLDVSQTALDLNFDGFMIETHIDPDNAWSDAAQQITPARLDEITKDLKIRKKNSSKESFQSKLNLFRKELDLIDGNIIDILSDRMGVAEEIGKLKHKENVAILQSGRWSDILSAMIETGTSKGLSKEFVEEVFKAIHVESINIQRNIK
- a CDS encoding prephenate dehydrogenase, which gives rise to MEKLVVIGLGLIGGSLALDLKKRGNYKVYGVDQNPEHVKAALKFGVIDEEINFSEIADAAVVIIAVPVNIIPKITKQVLDIISDKTLVFDVGSVKNEICKAVENHKNRKNFVAAHPLAGTEFSGPEAAILNLFDHKVNIICEADKTDWKILDKAISLFKLLDMRIKMMQPVEHDRHIAYVSHLSHISSFMLGKTVLQIEKNEQAIFDMASTGFASTVRLAKSNANTWAPIFLENKENVIRSLDEYIKNLTEFKSLIEHADDDGLRVTMNDTNYIKSILNGIQEND
- a CDS encoding pyridoxal phosphate-dependent aminotransferase, whose product is MIQKADRLNDVKEYYFSKKLREVAALRNQGKPIINIAIGSPDLAPSTSVITAIQKAVTLPDAHQYQSYQGIPELRNGISDFYKENYNVTLNPATEILPLMGSKEGIMHISMAFLNKGDKVLIPNPGYPTYASVTNLVEAEPILYNLTDSTNWLPNFKELEQQDLNNVKIMWINYPHMPTGAVASKEDFKELIAFAKKHQILIVNDNPYSFILNENPLSILEIEGAKEVAIELNSLSKTFNMAGWRVGMVVGDAEIIKTILQVKSNMDSGMFFGIQKGAVEAFKLSDDWFKSQNEIYKRRRALVWQIFDALGCTYNKNIGGLFVWAKLPKGIKSEDVTDDLLYNKNVFITPGTIFGSNGAGYLRASLCVSEEVLEEVLNRIITINV
- a CDS encoding prephenate dehydratase, whose protein sequence is MKVAIQGIKGSFHHIVAQQYFGANIDLLECLSFSEMPNLLLDKKADVLIMAIENSIAGAILPNYALIDDFQLNICGEFHLPISHNLMGLKGQKIEDIKEVYSHPMALLQCHNFFKDYPHIKLIEDKDTASVAKRIKDDNLTGVGAIASTLAAEIYDLDIIATDIQTIKENATRFFILNNNKDKSSVSANKASIKFITSNDSGSLAEVLSILAKHNLNMSKIQSMPVINTPWKYAFFADFIFKSYADYFDAIDEIKEKVEIVKILGEYTKGKR
- a CDS encoding capsule assembly Wzi family protein, whose translation is MNLTLFFSIFFEVHAQNYAIELNSNISSKETLPFFLTSNKFGAIPNSDNIILNTAIFSDFKNNNNTFNIAYKASISGFIADKNEVLINELYTSIATKNLQLDLGSKNEEILFEGLSVSNGNIINSINTRAFPGINLKTRSYLTLPIAKNWLKVKANYAEYFLNDKRAVENAHLHYKSLYLKSKLSTKLNLITGLDHYVVWGGTSEEFGKQPTGFNNYLKYITGQGDGINTDESINSSNAWGNHVGNYLIQLDYAGEKTNWSFYVSHPFEDRSGREFSNYPDALYGFFIDLKKPKSFITHFITEFQYTKHQGKNTSENGLIDNYFNNTVYSSGWTYFGRTIGSPFFTTKTPINGITYGIAENRFTSINVGFKGYLSETIQYKTNVTYTKYPGWFNTPLNKSLFSPYLEVFISNSSIPFEITVGTTGDFGDFLPTNFGGFLKLTKTGIF